CATCCTTTTGTAGCTACATACATTCCTTCACCATACTTTATTTTATCACCATATCTAAATTTAGCACCATTTGTTGCTTCTGGATCATAAGCTATAATATTTGCTCCTTTTTCTAAAAGAACATCAATAACACCAAAAGCAGGGCTATCTCTAGTGTCGTCGGTATCTGCTTTAAAAGCCAGACCCCAAACTGCGAAATTTTTTCCATTAATATCCCCACCATAATAATTCAATATTTTATCAACAAATATTAAAGGTTGCCTTTTGTTTACATTTTCAACAGCCGTTATAATTTCCATTTCCATTCCATAATCTTTAGCTGTTTTAAGAATTGCTTTTACATCTTTTGGAAAGCAACTTCCACCATAACCAACACTTGGGAATAGATATTTCTTTCCAATTCTAGAATCCGAACCAATTGCAATCCTTACATCATCAACATCTGCACCTACTCTTTCACAAAGGTTAGCCATTTCATTCATAAATGAGATTCTCATTGCAACAAAAGAATTTGCTGCATATTTAGAAACCTCAGCGCTCTTTTCTGTAATGAAATACATTTTATTTCCTGTTCTCATAAAAGGTTCGTATAGATCTTGCATTACCTCTTTTGCACGAGTGGAACTAGTGCCAACAACAATTCTTTCTGGTCTCATAAAATCATCAACTGCTCTCCCTTCTCTTAAGAATTCTGGGTTTGATACAACATCAAAATCAGCATTTGGAGCTTTGGATTTGATTGTTGTATATACTTTAACTGATGTTCCAACCGGTACTGTACTTTTGTTTACAATTATCTTATATCCTGCTTCGGGGTTGTTATTCAAAATTTCACCAATGTCTTTAGCCACCTTCAATACAAACTGAAGATCTGCAGATCCATCTTCTCCAGGTGGTGTAGGTAAACATAAAAATATAATTTTAGATTTTAATAAACTTTCTTTTAAGTCACTAGTAAATGAAATCCTTTTTTCCCTAATATTTCTATCGAGTAAAATATCTAATCCAGGTTCATAAATTGGAGTTTCGCCTGATCGAAGCTTATTCAATTTTGCTTCATCTATATCCACACATACAACTTGATTTCCACTTTCGGCAAAACAAGTACCCGTAACTAATCCTACATAACCCGTTCCAATTATTGCTGTCTTTTGAGGCATCTATTTTTTAATTATAAATTATACAAAGTTTGTTAATAACTCACTCATTTATTCTAAACTTTAAACTAAAAACAAAACTAGAAATAATTTTAATTATAATTTAAATTATATTTTAAAAGAATTGTAATAAAAATTATCTAGAAATTAAACTAACAATTTTATTTGATAAGTTTAATGAGCAATTAGAATTTACAGTTAAAATGTTTTTAGATTTCATTTTAACTTCTATTAATTTATCAGCATTGTTAATAAATTTCTCTATTGATTCTCTCAATTCAATTTGATTTTTAATAACAGTTAATATCCTTAATTCATTAAGTAATTGAGCATCTCTTGAATTAAATATTTTCGGTCCGGTAATTACTGGCAAGCCGTATGAAATTGGTTCTAAAGTACTATGAACTCCATTTCCAAAACCACCACCAACATATGAAACTGATGCTATCCTATATAAAAAAGGGAGTACACCAGTTCTGTTAAAAATTACAACATTAATTTCAGAACTATATTCATTGGAACTTAATTCTTCTAATGTTCTTGAATCTTTAAAACTATTTTTTAAATGTGTTACATTACTTTCAGTTGGTTCATGTGGAACAATTACTAAAAGTAAATTTTTGATTGAAACAATTGAAGAAAGCACTTTTTCATCGGCTTTCCAAGTACTTCCAGCAACAATTATAAATTTATTATTTAAATACTTTTCTGGAATAAATTGACTTATATTAAAATCTGATTTTGAGTTTTGAATTACCCTATCATACCTTGTTTCACCTGAAAGGAATATTTTACTATTCGGTAGGAATTTTCTAAATGAATTGTAATCGTCTAACCCAGCACAATGTATTTCTTCAATTAATGAATATAATTTAATAAAGAATAACTTTATAAATGGACAGAATTTAATAGAATTATTTTTTAATGTAGCACAAACTAAAATTATTGGGATCTTCAATAATTTAGCTTGATTTAAAAATTCATACCACAAATCATAACGCATTATTACAATAATATCTGGCGAAAGATTATTCAAAAATAATTTTGTCTTCGAAATTGAATCTGATGGTAAGAAATAAAATTTATTAACATGTTTATAATTGCTTTGTTGTTCATAGCCACTAATTGAAAAGAATGAAACTGTAATAATTAAATCTGAATTCTCCTTTTTCAGGTTTTCTATAATTGGTTTTGCTTGTTCAAATTCACCTACTGATGCGGAATGGAAATGAATAATTTTTAATCCGTTTTTATTAAATTCATTAGGTTTTGGTTGCAGTAAATTATTAGAACGTCCATTTCTAGTTCTCTGTGCCTTCTTTGAAAACAATCCATAACAATAAAAAACAATTTCAATTAAAGGATAAATAAAATATCTATAAACTATTTTTATCAATTTTGATGTTAAATTTGTACTGCAAATTTAAGTATGATTTTGCAAACTAAAATTATGTTTAGGTTTTATGAATTCTTCAAACATTAAGTCCATAAATAATTAGTATCCGTTATGTCTATTTTTTCAAGAATTACTCAATCACAAAGTATGCGCTCTGTATGGGGTGTTGGTATAATAGCAGTCTGTTTTCTAATACTTGTAATAGTAATGTCTGGAACTGATTTAATTGCAGGGCTACCATCTTTAGAACAGCTAGAAAACCCTAAGCCTGATCTTGCAACAACAGTTTTTACTGCTGATGGGCAGCTCTTAGGTAAGTTTAAGATAAAAAATAGAGCTTATATTCCTTACGATTCAATACCTAAGAATTTTGTAAAAGCATTAGTTGCCACAGAAGATAAAAATTTTTATGAACATTGGGGTGTTAGCTTAGAAAGAAGTTTTAAAGCTTTAGTAAAGTTAGTTATTTCATTTGGTAGCCGTAGAGAAGGTGCTAGTACTATTACCCAACAGTTAGCAAGAAATGTTTATTTATCATCTGAACAAACATTATGGAGAAAAATTAGAGAACAAATAACTGCTGTTCAAATTGAGAAAGCATATACTAAAACAGAGATTATTGAAATGTATGCAAATACAGTTTATTTAGGTAATAGTGCATATGGAATTCAAGTTGCTTCTGTTTTTTTCTTTAACAAACAACCATTTCAACTATCGTTAGAAGAATGTGCATATTTAGTTGCATTGCTAAAAAGTCCTGAAAATTATGATGCTTTAGATCATCCTAAAGAAGCTAAAAATAGACGTGACTTAGTTCTAAGTTTAATGCTTGAAAATGGTTTTATTACTGGTAGCGAATATAGTCAGGCATGTGCAAGACCAATTGTAATAGTTGAACAAAAAGAAGATGAATCAAATGCTGGCGGATTTTTTAGAGAATATGTCCGTAAAACTTGGGCAAAAAAACTCCATGATGCTTTAAAGGTTGATTTATATAGAGATGGTTTAACAATTTATACAACCCTTGACACTAGAATACAGGCACATGCAAATGAAGCAGTTATTGAACATTTAAATTCATTTCAAAAAACTTTTGATAGAACTTGGAGCTGGAAAAGAAGAGAAGACTTAGTCAAAAGAGTTGTTGCAAATGCAATTAGAAACAACCCAACTTATAAAGTGGCAGATAGTGCAAAAAAAATAGTTGTAGCTGCTTTACTTTCTAAAGATCTAAAATTTATAGATTCTGTTAAAAAAGCTGCTTCTCAGATACAAGCAAGTTTGACTGTTATTGAGGCTAAAACTGGTTATGTTAGAGCTATTGTAGGAAGTAGAGATACTAATAGTACTGGAATGGGATTAAACCGTGCAACTGATATTATTAGGCAACCTGGTTCATCGTTTAAACCTTTTGTTTATGCTTCTGCAATGCAAAACAGTGGTTTAACTCCTAATTCTATTGTTAATTCATCTAGCTTTTCTTATAGACTTCCAGGTGGAGGTTATTGGAGACCAAAAGGCTCTGGGGG
Above is a window of Chlorobiota bacterium DNA encoding:
- a CDS encoding UDP-glucose/GDP-mannose dehydrogenase family protein; this encodes MPQKTAIIGTGYVGLVTGTCFAESGNQVVCVDIDEAKLNKLRSGETPIYEPGLDILLDRNIREKRISFTSDLKESLLKSKIIFLCLPTPPGEDGSADLQFVLKVAKDIGEILNNNPEAGYKIIVNKSTVPVGTSVKVYTTIKSKAPNADFDVVSNPEFLREGRAVDDFMRPERIVVGTSSTRAKEVMQDLYEPFMRTGNKMYFITEKSAEVSKYAANSFVAMRISFMNEMANLCERVGADVDDVRIAIGSDSRIGKKYLFPSVGYGGSCFPKDVKAILKTAKDYGMEMEIITAVENVNKRQPLIFVDKILNYYGGDINGKNFAVWGLAFKADTDDTRDSPAFGVIDVLLEKGANIIAYDPEATNGAKFRYGDKIKYGEGMYVATKGCDSLLILTEWNEFRNPDFEMLKLDLNEPVIFDGRNLFRTEDIEYKGFKYFSIGRSRKE
- a CDS encoding PBP1A family penicillin-binding protein: MSIFSRITQSQSMRSVWGVGIIAVCFLILVIVMSGTDLIAGLPSLEQLENPKPDLATTVFTADGQLLGKFKIKNRAYIPYDSIPKNFVKALVATEDKNFYEHWGVSLERSFKALVKLVISFGSRREGASTITQQLARNVYLSSEQTLWRKIREQITAVQIEKAYTKTEIIEMYANTVYLGNSAYGIQVASVFFFNKQPFQLSLEECAYLVALLKSPENYDALDHPKEAKNRRDLVLSLMLENGFITGSEYSQACARPIVIVEQKEDESNAGGFFREYVRKTWAKKLHDALKVDLYRDGLTIYTTLDTRIQAHANEAVIEHLNSFQKTFDRTWSWKRREDLVKRVVANAIRNNPTYKVADSAKKIVVAALLSKDLKFIDSVKKAASQIQASLTVIEAKTGYVRAIVGSRDTNSTGMGLNRATDIIRQPGSSFKPFVYASAMQNSGLTPNSIVNSSSFSYRLPGGGYWRPKGSGGGSIALRQALKFSINTVAARLIVGPTNVRNVIKLCKDLGLTTFIPEVPSIALGSAEVKPIEIVNAYNVFPNEGVFVPYTLVTKIEDRYGNVIYEHKPGNLMKEILKPKVAGGMVSMMRDVVDGGTAKSIRNWYGGPAAGKTGTTQDFADAWFIGYTPEIVAGVWVGFDEHKIKFTGWYGQGGSAAAPIWGRFMSKIYDDETLLYNRDLGFSKALNVPVGSGVYHPKYSNKSTEIKNSEVTPDELKDAPPENTIPSNDGGVSKPVGDKPKEQDKPSNPEE